Proteins encoded by one window of Streptococcus suis S735:
- a CDS encoding C69 family dipeptidase: MKKTFVRIATFLMLVCLFPVQLVQACSGFIIGKGLTTDGSILYGRTEDYPYPPNNGAHNKNYIVVPATAYAKGDMLVDESFGFTAPHLANEFKYTSTPDAARGDGSNGNFGAHGFNEKGVSMTATVTAIPNKKVLAVDPLVTAGGLGEAILIDYVLPRVTSAREGIELIAKTIDEKGSAEGNIIVIADKNEVWYMEILSGHQYVAIKFPEDKYAIFANTYYLGHVDFTDTENVIASAKVEEVAKQAENYMMVDGKFHIAKSYGPENYADGDRSRTYAGIKLLDPASSVTYEDAVYDLLRQPTDPSRRFSLQDTFALQRNRFEHLPEFRPDDEAGKVKQGDNGANDQAADATYKYALGNENVIDAHVYQINSSLPSAFGGTVWLGLAQTRNTPYVPFYGIVTDTYEAFKNRSASYDTNSWYWTVQNIDKMAISHPELFGTSIQEKWIALEKEWIASQAALDAQYAGLSEDAAVALAPTVTEATLARSAEIFAQLKAVEAEMMAKIEAATTPSSSSTEPSTSTEPSSSGTETSTSTSQSTSDSNTGGATDTSSSSRTVVPSDKKVTPTNKKGKSSLPSTGEQVSLLLVALGVAGILTAIFLHRKKSSKE, translated from the coding sequence ATGAAAAAGACTTTTGTTCGTATAGCCACATTTCTAATGTTGGTTTGCCTATTCCCTGTTCAACTTGTTCAAGCCTGTTCAGGCTTTATTATTGGGAAAGGGTTGACAACGGATGGTTCTATCCTTTATGGTAGAACGGAAGATTATCCATATCCACCAAATAATGGAGCGCACAATAAAAATTATATTGTGGTTCCAGCAACAGCCTATGCCAAGGGGGATATGTTGGTGGATGAATCATTCGGTTTCACAGCACCACACTTGGCAAATGAGTTCAAGTACACCTCTACGCCTGATGCGGCACGTGGGGATGGGTCAAACGGTAATTTTGGTGCGCATGGATTTAATGAAAAAGGTGTGTCCATGACTGCTACTGTTACAGCTATTCCAAATAAAAAAGTTTTAGCTGTTGACCCATTGGTAACTGCGGGGGGACTAGGTGAGGCCATTTTGATTGACTATGTTCTTCCTAGAGTCACCAGTGCGCGTGAAGGTATCGAATTAATTGCGAAGACAATTGATGAAAAAGGTTCGGCAGAAGGGAATATCATTGTTATTGCTGATAAGAATGAAGTTTGGTACATGGAAATTTTGTCAGGTCACCAATACGTAGCCATCAAATTCCCAGAAGACAAGTATGCAATTTTTGCAAATACTTACTATCTAGGTCATGTTGATTTTACCGATACAGAAAATGTGATTGCTTCTGCAAAGGTTGAAGAAGTAGCCAAACAGGCTGAAAATTATATGATGGTTGATGGGAAGTTCCATATTGCCAAATCATATGGACCTGAGAATTATGCTGATGGTGATCGTTCTCGGACATACGCTGGTATAAAATTGTTAGATCCAGCATCGTCTGTAACCTATGAAGATGCTGTGTATGATTTGCTACGTCAGCCAACAGACCCAAGTCGTCGCTTTAGTTTACAAGATACCTTTGCCTTACAACGTAACCGTTTTGAACATCTTCCAGAATTTCGTCCAGACGATGAAGCAGGTAAGGTAAAACAAGGGGATAATGGTGCGAATGACCAAGCGGCAGATGCGACTTATAAATACGCTCTTGGTAATGAAAACGTCATCGATGCCCATGTTTATCAGATTAATAGTAGCTTACCATCAGCCTTCGGTGGCACAGTATGGTTGGGCTTGGCTCAGACAAGGAATACACCGTATGTTCCATTTTATGGTATTGTGACTGATACTTATGAAGCCTTTAAAAATCGCTCAGCTTCTTATGATACCAATTCATGGTACTGGACGGTACAAAATATTGATAAGATGGCCATCTCACACCCAGAGTTATTTGGTACATCAATTCAAGAAAAATGGATTGCACTTGAAAAAGAATGGATTGCTTCACAGGCAGCTCTTGATGCTCAATATGCCGGACTTTCAGAAGATGCAGCCGTAGCTCTGGCTCCAACTGTAACAGAGGCAACCTTGGCTCGTTCAGCAGAGATTTTTGCCCAACTAAAAGCTGTTGAAGCTGAAATGATGGCAAAAATTGAAGCAGCAACAACTCCGTCATCAAGTAGTACTGAACCATCGACCAGCACTGAGCCATCATCAAGTGGTACCGAAACTTCAACCAGTACAAGTCAGTCTACAAGTGATTCTAACACAGGAGGAGCTACGGATACTTCCTCATCAAGCCGAACAGTAGTGCCTTCTGATAAGAAAGTAACACCTACCAATAAAAAAGGTAAATCAAGTCTTCCTAGTACAGGTGAGCAAGTCAGCCTCTTGTTGGTGGCGCTAGGTGTTGCAGGAATTTTAACAGCAATTTTTCTTCATCGAAAAAAATCCAGTAAAGAATAA
- the tehB gene encoding SAM-dependent methyltransferase TehB, translated as MTVLVPYKRMPIWNQETVPQHFLTKHNTKVGTWAKIKVLKGQLKFEPISDDNEILGEFVYGPTDDVPFVEPQAWHRVTLLTEDTEFFLEFFCQPEDYFAKKYDYTRTHSEVLEALKRIEPCKVLDLGCGHGRNSLYLAQQGFEVTAVDKDVPSIRTLLQVKEVEDLDLQAGTYDINSASLEQDYDWIISTVVFMFLERERVPAIIRNMQEQTRPGGYNLIVAAMDTEDAPCPMNFSFTFGVGELKEYYRDWELVKYNEDFGQLHKRDENGHFLKMRFATMLARKKG; from the coding sequence ATGACTGTTTTAGTTCCTTACAAACGCATGCCTATTTGGAATCAGGAGACGGTTCCCCAGCATTTTTTAACCAAGCACAATACCAAGGTAGGTACTTGGGCTAAAATAAAAGTCTTGAAAGGTCAACTTAAATTTGAGCCGATTTCAGATGATAATGAAATTTTGGGAGAATTTGTCTATGGTCCGACAGATGATGTTCCCTTTGTCGAGCCACAGGCTTGGCATCGGGTGACTTTGCTGACAGAGGATACGGAGTTTTTCTTGGAATTTTTCTGTCAACCAGAAGACTATTTTGCCAAAAAGTATGACTATACTCGGACACATTCGGAAGTCTTGGAGGCCTTGAAGAGAATTGAGCCTTGTAAGGTCTTGGACTTGGGCTGTGGTCATGGCAGGAACAGTCTCTACTTGGCCCAGCAGGGGTTTGAGGTAACTGCTGTAGATAAAGATGTACCAAGTATTCGGACACTCTTGCAGGTCAAGGAAGTAGAAGATTTGGACTTGCAGGCTGGGACTTACGATATTAACTCAGCTAGTCTGGAGCAGGATTACGACTGGATTATCTCAACCGTTGTCTTTATGTTCTTGGAGCGGGAGCGGGTGCCAGCTATTATCCGCAATATGCAGGAGCAGACACGACCTGGTGGCTATAACTTGATTGTGGCGGCCATGGATACAGAAGATGCGCCCTGTCCTATGAATTTCTCCTTTACTTTTGGAGTAGGTGAGTTGAAGGAATACTACCGTGACTGGGAACTGGTCAAGTACAATGAAGATTTCGGTCAACTTCACAAGCGGGATGAAAATGGCCATTTCCTCAAGATGCGGTTTGCGACCATGCTGGCTAGGAAAAAAGGATAA
- a CDS encoding zinc-binding dehydrogenase → MKAAIYEKAGKMTVAEIEKPSLQDKDDVIIKVVRACVCGSDLWGYGEDIHHDHGDTNSGHEAIGIVEEVGEDITTLVPGDFVIVPFTHGCGHCDACRAGFDGTCDNHPGYTNWGNNYQSQYIRFHYGNWALVKIPGQPSDYSEGMIKSLLTLADVMPTGYHAARVADVKPGDKAVVIGDGAVGQCAVIAAKMRGASQIIMMSRHADRQQMALESGATAIVAERGEEGIAKVREILGGGADAALECVGTEASIDQALGVLHNGGRIGFVGVPHYNNHALGSTFAQNIIIGGGSASVTTYDKEILLDAVLKGDINPGRVFTQTYSLDNIDQAYKDMANRKTIKAMITVD, encoded by the coding sequence ATGAAAGCAGCTATTTATGAAAAAGCCGGTAAGATGACCGTTGCAGAAATCGAAAAACCAAGCCTTCAAGACAAAGATGATGTCATTATCAAGGTCGTTCGGGCCTGTGTCTGTGGGTCGGACCTTTGGGGCTACGGAGAAGACATTCACCATGACCACGGTGACACAAACTCTGGTCATGAAGCCATCGGTATCGTTGAAGAGGTAGGCGAAGACATTACAACACTTGTTCCTGGTGACTTTGTGATTGTTCCATTTACACATGGTTGCGGACACTGTGATGCCTGCCGTGCTGGCTTTGACGGTACCTGTGACAACCATCCAGGCTACACCAACTGGGGCAACAACTACCAGTCTCAATACATTCGTTTCCACTACGGCAACTGGGCCTTGGTCAAAATTCCTGGTCAGCCAAGCGACTACTCAGAAGGCATGATCAAATCTCTCTTGACTCTGGCAGATGTTATGCCAACTGGCTACCACGCAGCCCGTGTAGCAGATGTCAAACCTGGTGATAAGGCGGTTGTCATCGGTGACGGAGCAGTGGGACAATGTGCCGTCATTGCTGCAAAAATGCGCGGAGCTTCTCAGATTATCATGATGAGCCGTCACGCAGACCGCCAGCAAATGGCTTTGGAATCAGGGGCTACTGCCATCGTAGCAGAACGTGGTGAGGAAGGAATTGCCAAAGTCCGTGAAATTCTTGGAGGTGGCGCTGATGCTGCCCTCGAATGTGTTGGTACAGAAGCCTCTATTGACCAAGCCCTCGGCGTCCTTCATAATGGCGGTCGCATCGGTTTTGTTGGTGTGCCTCATTACAACAACCACGCCCTCGGATCAACTTTTGCTCAAAATATCATTATCGGTGGTGGCTCTGCTTCTGTCACAACCTATGATAAGGAAATTTTGCTTGATGCTGTTCTCAAAGGCGACATCAACCCAGGTCGAGTTTTCACCCAAACTTACAGCCTGGACAATATCGACCAAGCCTACAAAGACATGGCCAACCGGAAAACGATTAAAGCTATGATTACGGTGGATTAA
- the smpB gene encoding SsrA-binding protein SmpB, producing MAKGEGNVIAQNKKARHDYTIVDTVEAGMVLTGTEIKSIRAGRINLKDGFAQIKQGEAWLVNVHIAPYDEGNIWNQEPTRTRKLLLRKKQIESLGNEVKGTGMTLVPLKVYIKDDFAKVLIGLAKGKHDYDKRESIKRREQDRDIKRTMKAINSR from the coding sequence ATGGCCAAGGGTGAGGGCAATGTGATTGCGCAAAATAAAAAAGCCCGCCACGACTATACCATTGTCGATACAGTGGAGGCGGGGATGGTCCTGACGGGGACGGAGATTAAGTCTATTCGTGCGGGGCGGATCAACCTTAAGGACGGCTTTGCCCAGATCAAGCAGGGCGAGGCTTGGTTGGTCAATGTCCATATCGCTCCCTACGATGAGGGCAATATTTGGAATCAGGAGCCAACACGGACCCGCAAGCTCCTCTTGCGGAAGAAGCAAATCGAGTCTTTGGGCAATGAGGTCAAGGGAACAGGGATGACTCTGGTGCCCCTCAAGGTCTATATCAAGGATGACTTTGCCAAGGTTTTGATTGGGCTTGCCAAAGGGAAGCACGACTACGACAAGCGGGAGTCAATTAAACGCCGTGAGCAAGACCGTGATATCAAACGAACCATGAAGGCTATCAATAGTCGATAG
- the rnr gene encoding ribonuclease R — protein sequence MKNEIINYIKEVGPVTMDQLADQFGASSAKSFTDLVKLVSSMEGSRQLVFDNAGWIALPAPKVSKNKVTLQGIFRAHKSGFGFVTIDEEEDDLFVSRDDVNFAIEGDRVEIAIKKVADRLKGTAAEAEVIDILEHSLKTAVGLIVFDEDKPEYAGYIKSKNQKIAQKIYIKKSPLVLTGTEILKVDIEAYPNKKRDHFVATIRDVVGHKDDVGIDVLEVLESMDIVSEFPDEVLAEANRVPESPSEKDFEGRLDLRDEIIFTIDGADAKDLDDAVHIKQLKNGNLELGVHIADVSYYVTEGSALDREAVKRGTSVYVTDRVVPMLPERLSNGICSLNPNVDRLTQSAIMEIDRKGKVVKHWIGQTVIKTTFRMTYSDVNDMIAGNKEKLATYKAIVPSVELMVKLHETLETMRYKRGALNFDTTEAKIIVNKDGLPVDIQLRQRGIAERMIESFMLAANECVAEHFAKLDLPFIYRIHEEPKSDKLQKFIDYATSFGLTVYGTASSISQDALQDLMERVKDEPYADVLNMMLLRSMQQARYSEHNHGHYGLGAEFYTHFTSPIRRYPDLLVHRMVREYGHNPVEKAEHFEQVIPELAKSSSSLERRAIEAEREVEAMKKAEFMQEFVGQEFDGVVSSVVKFGLFVELPNTVEGLIHITNLNEYYQFHERTLTLQGEKSGRVFRVGQPIRIKLTRADKMTGEIDFAHVPSELDIVEKALKAKRRTASHSNRDRDDRSGRGRGKHHKQEAAGRDSGRHKSGKDHKLKSGKKDKKKKPFYKEVAKKNKKKRR from the coding sequence ATGAAAAACGAAATTATAAACTATATTAAAGAAGTTGGTCCTGTGACCATGGACCAGCTGGCAGATCAGTTTGGAGCCAGTTCTGCTAAGAGCTTTACAGATTTGGTCAAGCTGGTTTCGAGTATGGAAGGCAGTCGTCAACTTGTCTTTGACAATGCTGGGTGGATTGCTTTGCCAGCTCCAAAAGTGTCCAAAAACAAGGTAACCTTACAGGGTATTTTTCGTGCCCACAAGTCAGGCTTTGGCTTTGTGACCATTGATGAAGAGGAAGATGACCTCTTTGTCAGCCGTGACGATGTTAACTTTGCTATCGAAGGTGACAGAGTTGAAATTGCAATTAAAAAGGTTGCAGATCGTCTCAAGGGAACTGCCGCAGAAGCGGAAGTCATTGATATTTTGGAACATAGCCTGAAAACAGCGGTGGGCTTGATTGTTTTTGACGAAGACAAGCCAGAATATGCCGGCTACATCAAGTCTAAAAACCAGAAAATCGCTCAGAAGATTTACATCAAGAAGTCACCTCTGGTATTGACCGGGACGGAAATCCTCAAGGTTGATATCGAGGCTTATCCCAATAAGAAACGGGACCACTTTGTTGCGACCATTCGGGACGTGGTGGGCCACAAGGATGATGTGGGAATCGATGTCTTGGAAGTTTTGGAATCCATGGACATCGTGTCGGAGTTCCCTGATGAAGTCTTGGCGGAGGCCAATCGGGTACCAGAAAGTCCGTCTGAGAAGGACTTTGAAGGACGCTTGGACCTGCGGGATGAAATCATCTTCACTATCGACGGTGCGGATGCCAAGGACTTGGACGATGCGGTCCATATCAAGCAGCTCAAGAACGGCAATCTGGAACTGGGTGTCCATATCGCTGATGTCAGCTACTATGTGACCGAAGGCTCTGCCTTGGACCGGGAAGCTGTCAAGCGTGGAACGTCTGTCTATGTGACCGACCGTGTGGTGCCAATGTTGCCAGAACGCCTGTCAAACGGTATTTGCTCCCTTAATCCAAACGTGGATCGCCTGACCCAGTCGGCTATTATGGAAATTGACCGCAAGGGCAAGGTAGTCAAGCACTGGATTGGCCAGACGGTCATCAAAACCACCTTCCGCATGACCTATTCCGATGTCAATGATATGATTGCTGGTAACAAGGAAAAGCTTGCTACATACAAGGCAATCGTGCCAAGTGTTGAGCTCATGGTCAAACTCCATGAGACGTTGGAAACCATGCGCTATAAGCGTGGGGCTCTCAACTTTGACACGACAGAAGCTAAAATCATCGTCAACAAGGATGGTCTGCCAGTCGATATTCAACTGCGCCAGCGAGGCATTGCCGAGCGGATGATTGAGTCCTTCATGCTGGCTGCCAATGAGTGCGTTGCTGAGCATTTTGCCAAACTGGACCTGCCTTTCATCTATCGGATCCACGAGGAGCCTAAGTCAGACAAGCTGCAAAAGTTCATCGACTATGCGACCAGCTTTGGTCTGACGGTCTATGGTACGGCCAGCTCTATCAGCCAGGACGCCCTTCAAGACCTCATGGAGCGGGTCAAGGATGAACCCTATGCGGATGTCCTCAACATGATGTTGCTGCGTTCTATGCAGCAGGCACGTTACTCAGAGCACAACCACGGCCACTACGGACTGGGTGCGGAGTTCTACACCCACTTCACCAGTCCTATCCGCCGCTATCCCGACCTGCTGGTTCACCGTATGGTACGGGAATATGGTCACAATCCTGTGGAAAAAGCAGAGCATTTTGAGCAGGTTATTCCTGAGCTTGCCAAGTCTTCGTCCAGTTTAGAACGCCGTGCCATTGAGGCAGAGCGGGAAGTCGAAGCCATGAAGAAGGCAGAGTTCATGCAAGAATTTGTTGGGCAAGAGTTTGATGGTGTCGTGTCTAGCGTGGTCAAGTTTGGTCTTTTTGTCGAGTTACCAAATACGGTTGAAGGTCTGATTCATATCACCAACCTCAACGAATACTACCAGTTCCACGAGCGGACTCTGACCTTGCAGGGTGAGAAATCAGGTCGGGTCTTCCGTGTTGGTCAGCCAATTCGTATCAAGCTAACGCGGGCGGACAAGATGACAGGGGAAATCGATTTTGCCCACGTGCCGTCCGAGCTGGATATTGTGGAAAAAGCTTTGAAAGCCAAGCGGAGAACTGCTAGTCACTCCAACCGTGACCGTGATGATCGGTCAGGGCGAGGACGGGGCAAGCACCACAAACAAGAAGCTGCTGGTCGCGACAGCGGACGTCACAAGTCTGGAAAAGACCATAAGTTAAAAAGTGGTAAAAAAGACAAGAAAAAGAAACCATTTTACAAAGAAGTGGCCAAAAAGAACAAGAAGAAAAGGAGATAG
- the secG gene encoding preprotein translocase subunit SecG — translation MYQALLAILLILSVILIVVIFIQPAKNQSSNVFDSSSGALFERTKARGFEAVMQRITAILVFLWMLDALALVIISSK, via the coding sequence ATGTATCAAGCATTATTAGCAATTCTGTTGATTTTATCTGTTATTTTGATTGTAGTGATTTTTATTCAACCGGCTAAAAACCAGTCTAGCAACGTTTTTGACTCTTCTAGTGGAGCCTTATTTGAACGTACAAAGGCCCGTGGTTTTGAAGCGGTGATGCAACGCATTACAGCTATTCTTGTTTTTCTTTGGATGCTGGATGCGCTGGCACTTGTTATCATTTCAAGTAAGTAG
- the rpmG gene encoding 50S ribosomal protein L33: protein MRVKINLQCSECGSKNYLTSKNAKTHPDKIEVLKYCPKERKVTLHLETK, encoded by the coding sequence GTGAGAGTTAAAATCAATTTACAGTGTTCAGAATGTGGTAGTAAGAACTACTTGACTAGCAAAAACGCCAAGACTCATCCAGATAAGATTGAAGTCCTTAAATACTGCCCAAAAGAGAGAAAAGTAACCCTCCACCTTGAAACTAAGTAG
- a CDS encoding multidrug efflux MFS transporter: MDDGSSYWKQNLKVAWLGNFLTGTSFTLVMPFISVFVEELGVGPGQVEYYAGLAVSVNALAAALMAPIWGSLADRYGRKPMMVRAAFAMIFTMGGMAFVPNVFWLIVLRVLNGVFTGYIPNATALIASQVPKDKTGYALGTLSTGAVAGNLIGPTLGGILAEMFGVHMVFLLVGLLYAIVVLLTVFYIREDFVPVKKGEEMSVKEVFEQVKDRQMLVGLFVTSMIIIAAAQAVVPILTLYVRHLGQTDNLLFVAGFIISLPGMASLVTSGYLGKIGDRIGNHRLLLIALTYSLLINVFCVFAENPFQLGLLRFMYGFGTGALLPSVNSLLTKLTPKEGISRIFSYNQLFNNLGSVVGPMMGSAVAAHMGYDWVFYLSSGLVLFNLIWSLTNFRNYLKVRDV, encoded by the coding sequence ATGGACGACGGTAGTAGTTATTGGAAGCAGAATTTGAAGGTGGCTTGGTTGGGAAATTTCCTAACAGGGACGAGTTTTACCTTGGTTATGCCTTTTATCTCGGTTTTTGTGGAAGAGTTGGGAGTGGGCCCTGGACAGGTAGAATATTATGCGGGACTTGCGGTATCTGTTAATGCCCTTGCGGCAGCCTTGATGGCACCTATTTGGGGGAGTTTGGCGGACCGTTACGGTCGCAAGCCCATGATGGTGCGGGCTGCTTTTGCGATGATTTTTACTATGGGTGGTATGGCCTTTGTGCCCAATGTCTTTTGGCTGATTGTCCTGCGGGTCTTGAACGGTGTGTTTACAGGTTACATTCCCAATGCGACTGCCTTGATTGCCAGTCAGGTTCCAAAGGATAAGACGGGGTATGCTCTGGGTACCTTATCAACAGGTGCGGTAGCGGGTAATTTGATTGGTCCGACCCTAGGTGGTATCTTAGCAGAGATGTTTGGCGTACATATGGTATTTTTGCTGGTGGGACTTCTTTATGCTATCGTTGTGTTACTGACCGTTTTCTATATTCGAGAGGATTTTGTTCCAGTCAAAAAAGGCGAAGAAATGTCGGTTAAAGAGGTATTTGAGCAGGTGAAAGATCGGCAGATGCTGGTTGGGCTTTTTGTGACTTCTATGATTATTATTGCAGCTGCTCAGGCTGTTGTTCCTATATTGACCCTCTATGTGCGGCATTTGGGACAGACAGATAATCTGTTATTTGTTGCTGGTTTTATCATTTCCTTGCCTGGTATGGCATCGCTAGTGACATCAGGTTATTTAGGGAAAATTGGTGACCGTATTGGCAATCATCGCCTCCTATTGATTGCTTTGACTTACAGTCTGTTGATTAATGTTTTCTGTGTTTTTGCAGAAAATCCTTTCCAGCTTGGTTTGTTGCGATTCATGTATGGTTTTGGGACAGGAGCATTGTTGCCTTCGGTCAATTCTCTTTTGACCAAGTTGACCCCAAAAGAAGGGATTTCAAGGATATTTTCCTACAACCAACTCTTTAATAATCTAGGTTCTGTTGTTGGTCCCATGATGGGGTCTGCGGTAGCTGCTCACATGGGTTATGACTGGGTTTTCTATCTGTCGAGCGGACTTGTCCTCTTTAACCTTATCTGGTCTTTGACCAATTTTAGAAACTATTTGAAAGTAAGGGATGTTTAG
- the coaE gene encoding dephospho-CoA kinase (Dephospho-CoA kinase (CoaE) performs the final step in coenzyme A biosynthesis.): protein MAKIIGLTGGIASGKSTVTAFLREQGYPVIDADAVVHELQAKGGELYQVLVKEFGQDILSDDGNLDRAKLGQAVFADSKLRARLSDLQDQIIRQELLTRRDVLKQTEDVIFMDIPLLYEADYSGEVNEVWLVYVDRAQQLERLMKRNGLAVQDAENRLTAQLSLEEKRGKAQVVIDNSGAVEATLAQVEQLLEELKDGRR, encoded by the coding sequence ATGGCTAAAATTATCGGTTTAACAGGCGGTATCGCCTCTGGAAAATCAACGGTCACAGCTTTTTTGCGAGAACAAGGCTATCCAGTCATCGATGCGGATGCGGTCGTGCATGAGTTGCAGGCCAAAGGTGGCGAGCTCTATCAGGTTTTGGTGAAAGAGTTTGGTCAAGACATCTTATCAGATGATGGAAATTTGGATAGGGCTAAGCTGGGGCAGGCTGTTTTTGCGGATAGCAAATTGCGGGCTCGCCTGTCTGACCTGCAGGACCAGATCATCCGGCAAGAATTGTTGACTAGAAGGGATGTTCTCAAGCAGACGGAGGATGTGATTTTTATGGATATTCCTCTGCTCTACGAGGCGGATTATAGCGGGGAAGTAAATGAAGTTTGGCTAGTTTATGTCGATAGAGCACAGCAGTTGGAACGGCTTATGAAACGCAATGGCTTAGCTGTTCAAGATGCGGAAAATCGTCTGACTGCTCAGCTTTCTTTAGAGGAAAAACGGGGCAAGGCCCAGGTGGTGATTGACAATAGCGGAGCGGTTGAGGCGACCTTAGCACAGGTTGAGCAACTTTTGGAGGAATTAAAGGATGGACGACGGTAG
- the mutM gene encoding DNA-formamidopyrimidine glycosylase produces MPELPEVETVRRGLNRLVKGKVISKVEVTYAPMIKTGATVFCQDLIGQEILDVDRRGKYLLIYLTDHVLISHLRMEGKYNFFPDQVPANKHFHAFFTFSDGSTLVYQDVRKFGTMELLGKADVDAYFISRKIGPEPTEEDFDLEEFAKQLAKSRKPIKSHLLDQSLVAGLGNIYVDEVLFRAQVHPAQASNQLSAEQAADLRQATIEVLQLGIEKGGSTIRTYKNALGMDGTMQDYLQVYGKTGQACPRCQTEIVKIQLGGRGTHFCPTCQVKYG; encoded by the coding sequence TTGCCCGAATTGCCTGAGGTTGAGACGGTTCGTCGTGGTTTAAATCGGTTGGTCAAGGGAAAGGTTATTTCCAAGGTGGAGGTGACCTATGCCCCTATGATTAAGACTGGTGCTACTGTTTTCTGCCAAGACTTGATTGGTCAGGAGATTTTAGATGTGGACCGTCGTGGCAAGTATCTCTTGATTTACCTGACAGACCATGTCCTTATTTCTCACTTGCGGATGGAAGGTAAGTACAATTTCTTTCCTGACCAGGTGCCTGCCAACAAACATTTCCATGCCTTTTTTACTTTTTCAGATGGCTCGACCTTGGTTTATCAGGATGTCCGCAAGTTTGGCACAATGGAACTGCTGGGCAAGGCAGATGTGGATGCCTATTTTATCAGTCGAAAAATTGGTCCTGAGCCGACGGAGGAAGATTTTGACTTAGAAGAATTTGCCAAACAGTTAGCTAAGTCGAGAAAGCCCATTAAGTCGCATCTTTTGGACCAGTCTTTGGTGGCTGGTTTGGGCAATATCTATGTAGATGAGGTTCTGTTTAGAGCACAAGTTCATCCTGCTCAAGCAAGTAATCAGCTATCGGCAGAGCAGGCGGCAGACCTCCGTCAAGCTACCATAGAAGTTCTGCAACTGGGTATTGAAAAAGGTGGTTCAACCATTCGGACTTACAAAAATGCCTTGGGCATGGATGGGACTATGCAGGATTATTTACAAGTTTATGGAAAGACAGGACAGGCTTGTCCCCGTTGCCAGACAGAGATTGTCAAAATCCAGCTGGGTGGTCGAGGGACACATTTCTGTCCCACGTGTCAGGTGAAATATGGCTAA
- the era gene encoding GTPase Era, giving the protein MTFKSGFVAILGRPNVGKSTFLNYVMGQKIAIMSDKAQTTRNKIMGIYTTEEEQIVFIDTPGIHKPKTALGDFMVESAYSTLREVDTVLFMVPADEKRGKGDDMIMERLKQAKVPVILVVNKIDKVHPDQLLEQIDDFRQQMDFKEIVPISATQGNNVNRLMEILKENLDEGFQYFPADQITDHPERFLVSEMIREKVLHLTREEIPHSVAVVIESMKRDEFTDKVHIRATIMVERDSQKGIIIGKQGAMLKKIGSMARRDIELMLGDKVFLETWVKVKKNWRDKKLDLADFGYNEKEY; this is encoded by the coding sequence ATGACATTTAAGTCAGGTTTTGTGGCGATTTTAGGTCGTCCAAATGTTGGGAAATCAACATTTCTCAACTATGTAATGGGGCAGAAAATTGCCATCATGAGCGACAAGGCTCAAACCACCCGTAACAAGATTATGGGCATTTATACGACAGAAGAAGAGCAGATTGTCTTCATTGACACACCAGGAATCCACAAGCCTAAGACAGCCTTGGGTGACTTTATGGTGGAATCTGCCTATAGCACCCTTCGTGAAGTGGATACGGTCCTCTTTATGGTGCCAGCCGATGAAAAGCGAGGCAAGGGTGACGACATGATTATGGAACGCCTTAAACAGGCCAAGGTTCCAGTCATTTTAGTGGTTAACAAAATTGACAAGGTCCACCCAGACCAGCTTTTGGAACAGATTGATGATTTCCGTCAACAGATGGACTTCAAGGAAATTGTGCCAATTTCTGCTACCCAAGGGAACAATGTCAACCGACTCATGGAAATTCTCAAGGAAAACCTGGACGAAGGCTTCCAGTATTTCCCGGCGGACCAAATCACTGACCACCCAGAACGTTTCTTGGTATCTGAGATGATTCGGGAGAAGGTTCTACACCTGACTCGTGAGGAAATTCCGCACTCTGTGGCCGTTGTCATCGAGTCCATGAAACGTGATGAATTTACCGACAAGGTCCACATTCGCGCTACGATTATGGTAGAGCGTGATAGCCAGAAAGGCATCATCATCGGTAAGCAAGGAGCCATGCTCAAGAAAATCGGCTCCATGGCTCGTCGTGATATTGAACTCATGCTAGGTGACAAGGTCTTCCTCGAAACCTGGGTCAAGGTCAAGAAAAACTGGCGAGACAAAAAACTCGACCTCGCCGACTTTGGTTATAATGAGAAAGAGTATTAA